The Juglans microcarpa x Juglans regia isolate MS1-56 chromosome 2S, Jm3101_v1.0, whole genome shotgun sequence genome has a window encoding:
- the LOC121251507 gene encoding transcription factor KUA1-like isoform X1, giving the protein MGRKCSHCGNEGHNSRTCTSNRGTFAGGLKLFGVQLDLSSSSVAMKRSSSMDCLYSSSPSSLSSPPSSLSPSRISTDENSDKTRIGYLSDGLTGRVRPQERKKGVPWTEEEHRTFLIGLEKLGKGDWRGISRNYVTTRTPTQVASHAQKYFLRQGNLDRKKKRRSSLFDMLQVGSSNMAGQSNESCNPKKRVPVSTRYAFERKVHHNTGSTIDPLLGLSRSEHFKSENQETVWLYGLINSHLIMNTSNAAKPSSPNAAVLPNLELTLAAPRPLEQINHPQNPFISA; this is encoded by the exons ATGGGCAGAAAGTGCTCACATTGTGGAAACGAGGGTCATAATTCAAGGACCTGCACATCTAACAGAGGGACTTTTGCTGGTGGTCTTAAGCTCTTTGGAGTACAACTTGACTTATCTTCATCTTCCGTTGCCATGAAGAGAAGTTCCAGCATGGATTGCTTGTACTCATCATCACCCTCATCATTATCATCCCCACCTTCTTCGTTGTCCCCATCCAGAATTTCCACTGACgaaaattctgataaaactaggATTGGTTATCTGTCTGATGGTCTAACAGGCCGAGTACGGCCCCAAGAGAGGAAGAAGG GAGTTCCATGGACAGAAGAGGAGCACCGAACATTTCTAATCGGGCTCGAGAAGCTAGGGAAGGGTGATTGGAGAGGCATCTCTAGAAACTATGTGACAACAAGAACTCCAACCCAAGTTGCTAGTCATGCTCAGAAGTATTTTCTACGACAAGGCAACCTTGACAGGAAGAAGAAGCGACGTTCCAGCCTCTTTGACATG CTGCAGGTTGGGAGCAGCAACATGGCAGGCCAGTCTAATGAAAGTTGTAATCCCAAGAAAAGAGTTCCAGTTTCTACTCGATATGCTTTTGAGCGCAAAGTTCACCACAATACCGGTAGTACTATTGATCCTCTACTAGGCCTTTCTCGGTCTGAACATTTCAAGTCAGAAAACCAAGAAACTGTTTGGCTATATGGATTGATCAACTCCCATCTGATAATGAACACGTCAAATGCTGCAAAACCCAGTTCCCCCAATGCAGCAGTACTGCCTAATCTAGAGCTCACGCTTGCCGCCCCAAGGCCTTTGGAACAAATAAATCATCCCCAGAATCCCTTCATATCGGCCTAG
- the LOC121251507 gene encoding transcription factor KUA1-like isoform X2, giving the protein MGRKCSHCGNEGHNSRTCTSNRGTFAGGLKLFGVQLDLSSSSVAMKRSSSMDCLYSSSPSSLSSPPSSLSPSRISTDENSDKTRIGYLSDGLTGRVRPQERKKGVPWTEEEHRTFLIGLEKLGKGDWRGISRNYVTTRTPTQVASHAQKYFLRQGNLDRKKKRRSSLFDMVGSSNMAGQSNESCNPKKRVPVSTRYAFERKVHHNTGSTIDPLLGLSRSEHFKSENQETVWLYGLINSHLIMNTSNAAKPSSPNAAVLPNLELTLAAPRPLEQINHPQNPFISA; this is encoded by the exons ATGGGCAGAAAGTGCTCACATTGTGGAAACGAGGGTCATAATTCAAGGACCTGCACATCTAACAGAGGGACTTTTGCTGGTGGTCTTAAGCTCTTTGGAGTACAACTTGACTTATCTTCATCTTCCGTTGCCATGAAGAGAAGTTCCAGCATGGATTGCTTGTACTCATCATCACCCTCATCATTATCATCCCCACCTTCTTCGTTGTCCCCATCCAGAATTTCCACTGACgaaaattctgataaaactaggATTGGTTATCTGTCTGATGGTCTAACAGGCCGAGTACGGCCCCAAGAGAGGAAGAAGG GAGTTCCATGGACAGAAGAGGAGCACCGAACATTTCTAATCGGGCTCGAGAAGCTAGGGAAGGGTGATTGGAGAGGCATCTCTAGAAACTATGTGACAACAAGAACTCCAACCCAAGTTGCTAGTCATGCTCAGAAGTATTTTCTACGACAAGGCAACCTTGACAGGAAGAAGAAGCGACGTTCCAGCCTCTTTGACATG GTTGGGAGCAGCAACATGGCAGGCCAGTCTAATGAAAGTTGTAATCCCAAGAAAAGAGTTCCAGTTTCTACTCGATATGCTTTTGAGCGCAAAGTTCACCACAATACCGGTAGTACTATTGATCCTCTACTAGGCCTTTCTCGGTCTGAACATTTCAAGTCAGAAAACCAAGAAACTGTTTGGCTATATGGATTGATCAACTCCCATCTGATAATGAACACGTCAAATGCTGCAAAACCCAGTTCCCCCAATGCAGCAGTACTGCCTAATCTAGAGCTCACGCTTGCCGCCCCAAGGCCTTTGGAACAAATAAATCATCCCCAGAATCCCTTCATATCGGCCTAG